The following coding sequences lie in one Cucurbita pepo subsp. pepo cultivar mu-cu-16 chromosome LG13, ASM280686v2, whole genome shotgun sequence genomic window:
- the LOC111808199 gene encoding heavy metal-associated isoprenylated plant protein 39-like: MKKVILKLDVSDEKSKQKAMSSVSSLAGVNSISMDMKEKKLTVTGDVDPVMIVSKLRKICHTVIVSVGPEKEEKKPEPKKEEPKKEDPKKAAEEKKKEEEKLAEMLKAWHARNNPCFYPPVFYPPRSISIEEDPNGCVIS, from the exons ATGAAG AAAGTGATTCTGAAATTAGATGTTTCTGATGAAAAATCAAAGCAAAAAGCTATGAGCTCTGTTTCTAGTTTAGCAG GAGTGAACTCAATCTCAATGGAcatgaaagagaagaaactgACAGTAACAGGGGATGTAGATCCAGTGATGATAGTGAGCAAACTAAGGAAAATTTGTCACACAGTGATCGTATCAGTTGGAccagagaaagaagagaagaaaccaGAGCCAAAGAAAGAGGAACCAAAGAAGGAAGATCCAAAGAAGGCAgcagaggaaaagaagaaagaagaagaaaagcttGCAGAGATGTTGAAGGCATGGCATGCCAGAAATAACCCCTGTTTTTATCCACCTGTTTTCTATCCTCCTAGAAGCATAAGCATTGAAGAAGATCCAAATGGCTGTgttatttcttaa
- the LOC111807983 gene encoding protein REVEILLE 6-like encodes MVSNNPNPSEGFYLDPSGMALPGLGPFTTTMAASEDLSKKIRKPYTITKSRESWTEPEHDKFLEALQLFDRDWKKIEAFVGSKTVIQIRSHAQKYFLKVQKTGGGEHLPPPRPKRKAAHPYPQKASKNVAMPSQVPGSFQSTSPLLEPGCTIRPDSSSILARPAPGGAVPSWPVNSVQPLNSSQVPTTANNCCSSTESPSKACPLVETIDQGSNTHSFRVLPDFTQVYSFIGSVFDPNASGHLQKLNRMDPIDVETVLLLMRNLSINLISPDFEDHRRLLSSYEIDSGPIRHGDMDKAIYVDDHKPKLVAN; translated from the exons ATGGTGTCTAATAACCCGAATCCGTCCGAGGGATTCTACTTGGATCCATCGGGAATGGCGTTGCCAGGGCTGGGGCCGTTTACCACCACCATGGCCGCGTCAGAGGATTTGTCCAAGAAGATTCGTAAGCCCTACACAATTACCAAGTCTAGAGAGAGCTGGACTGAGCCCGAGCACGACAAGTTCCTCGAAGCTCTTCAGCT ATTTGATCGTGattggaagaaaattgaagcttTTGTTGGATCGAAAACTGTTATACAG ATACGTAGTCATGCACAGAAGTACTTCTTAAAAGTTCAGAAAACTGGAGGTGGTGAGCATTTGCCTCCTCCACGACCAAAAAGGAAGGCTGCTCATCCATATCCTCAGAAGGCTTCAAAAAATG TTGCCATGCCTTCTCAAGTGCCAGGGTCATTTCAGTCCACGTCTCCTCTACTTGAACCTGGATGCACCATAAGGCCAGATTCATCTTCAATACTTGCACGTCCGGCACCAGGTGGAGCTGTACCTTCTTGGCCAGTGAACTCTGTCCAGCCACTCAATTCATCACAAG TGCCAACAACAGCAAATAATTGTTGCAGTAGTACTGAAAGCCCTTCAAAAGCATGCCCTCTTGTTGAAACAATTGATCAAGGAAGTAACACTCATTCTTTTAGAG TTCTGCCAGATTTCACACAAGTTTACAGCTTCATTGGCAGTGTCTTTGACCCAAATGCTTCAGGTCATCTGCAAAAGTTAAATAGGATGGACCCAATTGATGTTGAAACT GTTCTGCTGTTGATGAGAAACTTATCCATCAATTTGATCAGTCCTGATTTTGAGGATCAT AGGAGGTTGCTCTCATCCTATGAGATAGATTCGGGGCCAATTCGGCATGGCGATATGGATAAGGCCATCTATGTCGATGATCATAAACCCAAATTGGTAGCCAACTAG
- the LOC111808665 gene encoding uncharacterized protein LOC111808665: MSSPVTLKVVINPLEQEISCESTGGSTTEDGPKKFRSLAVIYVDTLEEELDPDKLAIEMTNYCSQEQAVYTRNNGDETLIVGVYVDDLIVIGTSVEGLKEFKHQMIKEFEMIDLGLLTYYLGIEVGQRKNCITLKQLAYAKQVLHQFKMAECNPTKYLMEAKLKLAKHIKGSLVNSTEYRCIIESLWYLTHTRPNLSYVVGIVSRYMEKTTMIHHPAVKHILSYVKRTTSSGLKY, from the exons ATGTCATCACCAGTGACTTTGAAAGTCGTGATAAATCCTCTAGAACAAGAGATCTCATGCGAGAGCACAGGAGGATCCACAACAGAGGATGGACCAAAGAAGTTTCGTTCTCTTGCTGTAATTTATGTAGATAcacttgaagaagaattggATCCCGACAAGTTAGCAATTGAAATGACGAATTAT TGTTCGCAAGAACAAGCAGTGTATACAAGAAACAATGGAGATGAAACACTCATAGTTGGTGTGTACGTTGATGACTTGATCGTCATTGGTACAAGTGTGGAAGGCCTCAAAGAGTTCAAGCACCAAATgataaaagaatttgagatgattGATCTCGGGTTACTCACGTACTACCTCGGTATTGAAGTAGGCCAAAGGAAAAATTGTATCACGCTAAAGCAATTGGCCTATGCTAAGCAGGTGTTGCATCAATTTAAGATGGCAGAGTGCAACCCAACTAAGTATCTCATGGAAGCAAAGTTAAAACTCGCGAAACATATTAAAGGAAGCTTGGTGAATTCCACTGAGTATAGGTGCATCATCGAAAGTCTATGGTACTTGACTCATACTCGTCCGAACCTTTCATATGTTGTTGGAATTGTGAGTAGGTACATGGAAAAGACTACTATGATACATCATCCAGCAGTTAAGCACATTCTCAGCTATGTGAAGCGAACCACAAGTTCTGGGCTGAAGTATTAA